TCTCCTTATGTGGAGTATGGTAATGATGATAATAGGAGGATTTGCTATAACTAATACTGTTTATTTGGAAAAATTTTATTTAACAAATAAAAAAGACAAATTAATCCAAATGGGGAGAGTTATAACAGATCCTAACTATATAGTAGATTTTAGAAATCTTGAAGTACAAAATAATGCTGAGATTATTATAAAAAAGTGTGATCAAGTAGATAAATATTATCAAAGAAAGCAACTTACTGAACATGAAGTAGATGAGATAAAAGAGAGTTTAAAAGATGAAGAACCTATATTTAAGACAATTTCTTTTGAAGATTACAGAGGAAAAGCTTTAATATTATTCATGCCTTATAAACCAGATAGATATATTGAGATAATTACCCCTCTAAGTCTTATCCAAGAGGGATTAGAACTTTCAATGAACTATCATTTACAAATAATAATTTTATCATTTATAGTTGGATCATCAATGGCTTTTATTTTTTCAAAAGCTATGGTTACACCAATATTAGAGATAAAAGAAATTACACAAAAAATAGCTAAACTTGACTTTAGTAGGAAATTTGAGTCAGATAGAACAGATGAGATAGGAGAGTTAGGAGAAGCTATCAATAAGATGGGAGAAACTCTAGAAAAAAATATCGATGAGATAAATAAAGTTAATAGGAAATTAATAGCTGATATAGAAAAAGAGAAAAAATTAGATAAACTTAGAAAAGAATTTGTAGCTTGTGTAAGTCATGAATTAAAAACTCCTATAGCTATAATTCAAGGATATGCTCAAGGATTAGTGGAGAATGTTGCTAATGAAGAGGATAGAAATTTTTATTGTGATGTAATTATAGAAGAAAGTTATAAGATGGATAGTTTAGTAAAAGAGTTACTATTAATTTCTCAGATTGAAGCTGGATATTTTAAAATGAAGATGGAAAAAACAGATATCTACCATTTAATTAAAGATTTGATGGATAAATACTCTACAAAAATAAATAAAATAGAGTATGAAGGAAAAGAGAATATAGTTGTTTTATGTGATGAAAAATATATAGATAGGGTTTTAGATAACCTTATTTCAAATGCAATAAAATATAAAACAGGAGATTCTCCAATAAAAATAAAGTTAGAAGAGAATAAAAATAGATGTATAGTAACTGTAAGTAATGAAAGTAAAAATCTTCAGAAGAAAGATTTAGATACTATTTGGAATCCATTTGTAAGACTGGATAGTGCAATAGGAAAAGAGGGACATGGACTTGGACTTGCTATAGTAGCAGGAGTATTAGAAAATCATAAAAGTAAATATGGAGTATATCTTTCTGAAGGGAATATAGTAAATTTTTGGTTTGAGTTAAAAAAATATAATGGAGAAAAAAATGAAGAAGAATGATTATTTTTATGAGATAGAGAAGGTTTATTTTGAAAAAAAATATGATATAGAAAAAAGGTTAAAAGAATTTAAAGAAGTATGGGAAAAAGGAAGTAATAAAGATATTCATGTGGAGTTATCTTTTTGTATACTTACACCACAATCTAAAGCTGTCAATGCTTGGAAAGCTATTACAACATTAAGAGATAATGGTTTACTTTTTAATGGTACAGCAGAGGAAATGGTGGAATATCTTAATATTGTAAGATTTAAAAATAATAAGGCAAAATATCTAGTAGAACTTAGAGAGAAAATGAAAAATGAAAAGGGAGAATTTATAACTAAAGATTTCTTTTCAAGTTTTAAGGATTTAAGAGAAGCTAGAGAGTGGATAGTAAAAAATATAAAGGGAATGGCATTTAAAGAAGCTAGTCACTTTTTGAGAAATGTAGGATTTGGAAAAGAGATATCTATTTTAGATAGACATATTTTAAGAAATTTAGTGAGATTAGAGGTAATAGATGAGATACCTAAAACTATTACTCCAAAGCTTTATTTAGAGATAGAAAAAAAGATGAAAGAGTATTGTGATTTTGTCAATATATCTATGGATAGTTTAGATTTACTTTTGTGGTATTTGGAAGCTGGAGAAATTTTTAAATAATAATGTTTAAGAAAGTGGATTCACTACACAAGAATGACGAAGATTGAAGAGAATAAATAGAGCAAGTCAGCAAAAGCGAACACTAAAAAACACAACTGTTTGAGTGAAACGAGTTTTGTGTTTTTAGTGAGCTAAGCCATACTTGCTCTTTATTCTTTGAACGAAAGTCATTCTTGAATTATTTATAATTTCTTAAATTGCAGTAGCTTTTTCTATAAATTTTTTAAATATTTTTAACATCTCTGTATTTCCACGAGCTGTCATCATTTCAGGATGCCACTGTATACCATAGAAAAATTTATGCTCTTTCATCTGAAAGGCTTCAATAATTCCATCTGAAGAGATAGCAATAGGGGTAAGATTTTTTCCTAAATTATTGACAGCTTGATGATGGAAGGAGTTAGTAGAAATCTCATCTCCATAAAGCTCAGCTAGAATATTATCTTTATCTACTATTTTTACTTTATGTACAGGCATATCTGGATAAAAATCTTGTCTATGTTTTAAAACTTCTCTATTAGAATATTTTAAATCTTGAAAAAGAGTTCCTCCCATAAAAACATTTAGAAGTTGATGACCACGACAAATTCCAAGAATAGGTTTACCTGTTTTAATAAATTCTTCTAAAATAAGAAACTCTCCTCTATCTCTTTCAAGAGAGACAACTCCTATTCCATTTTTAAAGTCTTCTCCATAAAGAGTAGGGTTTATGTCAGCACCACCAGAAAAAATGATACCATCTAATATTTTTATCTGCTCTTTTATAACCTCTAAATTATCTAAAGTAGGAAGGATAATAGGTATTCCTCCAGCTTCAATAACAGATTTAGAATAATCAATACTTACACAATTTCTAAAATAGTTTTGAAGATTTGGGTCATTTTCCCAAGCAGAAGTTATTCCTATAATTGGTTTTCTCATAAAATCATCTCCTATAATTTTACTTTATTAATATAATATGAAATTTTTAAAATATAGTCAATAAAAAATGGAGGGTTACTCCTCCATTTTTTCAATTTCAATATCTGGAAAGTTATTTTTTAAATCCTCTTGAGTTTTAATTTTTTTTAGTACTTCACAAGCAGAACAAAGACCACTACAAGTAGAAAAACCTTCTATAAACTCTATTGTATCTCCATCTTTTAATTGGTTTCCATTACCTTTAATTTTATATTTTCCATTTAATATCATCTAAATACCTCGTATAATATAATTTTTTATATTATACCAATTTTATAAAGTAATGGAAATGAAAATTTTAGAAACAATCAAATTATAGATTATTAGCTTTTTTATAAGCAGCATAGTTATCTAGTTTATCAGGGAAATATTTTTTTAGTATTTCAAGATATTTTCCTTCAGCATCAAGTTCAAGAAGAGCTTTATTAAATTTTTCAGCCATTTCAGTATTTCCTTTTCTAAAAGCTACTGAAGCACCTGGTTTTGTATCAAAGATAATATCTATTTTTTTAATACCATCTAGATTTTTTAAATACTCTTCAGCAGAGATATCAGCAATGATAACAGCATCAACTTTTCCATTCTTCAAATCCATTAGAGCTCCAGTCCAAGAATCATAAAGTTTAGGAATGCCACCAACATTAATAGTGAATTCCTCTTGAACAGTTCCAATTTGTACTCCTACTTGTTTCCCTTTCAACTCTTCTTTTTTAGTAAGTGGACTATTTTCAGCAACAAGAACATAGTGTCCACCCTCTATAAAAAGATAAGGCATAGAGAAAGTAACAGCTTTTTGTCTTTCAGGAGTTTGTCCCATACCAGCAATAACAGCATCGATTTTTTTCATTTGAAGAGCAGGAAGTAATCCATCAAAAGACATATTATGCCAAACAATTTCATAACCTAGTTTTTTACCTATTGCTTCCATTAAATCTATATCAAATCCAACAATTTCCCCATTTTCTAAGTATTCATAAGGTTTAAATTCAGCATTAGTTCCAACATATAATTTTTTAGCTGAAAAAGATAGTGTAGATAGTATTAATAGTAAGAATAAAATTAGTTTTTTCATAGTATAAAATCCCCCTTGATGTTCAATAGCTTAAAACTATTTATTATTTTTATATTCGTAATATTTATTAATTTTATCAGGGAAATATTTTTGTAAAATCTCAAAATATTTTCCATCAGCATCAATTTTTAAAATAGCTTGATTAATTTGTTCTGCTAATTCTGTTTCACCTTTTCTTAGGGCAATAGATGCACCTGGGAAGTTTTCCTCTACTACATCAATTTTTTTAATTCCTTTCATAGTTTTTAAATACTCTTCTCCACTTACATCAGCAATGATTACAGCATCAATTTTATTTTGTTGTAAATCCATTAGAGCCCCAGTCCAAGAGTTATAAAGTTGAGGTAATCCACCTAAATCTTTAGCAAACTCTTCTTGCATAGTTCCAATTTGTACTCCAATTTTTTTACCATTTAATTCCTCTTTTTTTACATAGCTACTCTCTTCATTAACTATTACATAGTGCTCATCTGATGAGAAAAGTAGATAAGGCATAGAGAAAGTAACAGCTTTTTGTCTTTCAGGAGTTTGAGACATACCAGCAATAACAGCATCGATTTTTTTCATTTGAAGAGCAGGAAGTAATCCATCAAAAGACATATTACTCCAAACTATTTCATATCCTAACTCTTCTCCAATGGCATCCATAAGTTCAATATCAAATCCTACCATTTTTCCATTTTCTAGGTATTCATAAGGAGCAAATTCAGCGTTAGTTCCAACATATAATTTTTTAGCTGCAAATGATAGTGAAGATAAAATTAACATTAAAAATAAAATAACTTTTTTCATAAAAAATCCCTCCATATTTTATATAAATTTTTATTTAGAACTATTTTTAAACTCTTCTTTTATCTCTTTTAAAAGTTGAGGATTAGTAAATATATCCATAGCTGTAAGAGCCATTGCTATTGCAGCTTCTTTCATTCCCTTATAAGCTTCTGGTTGTACAGTAGCACAAGCAAATTCTACACTGTGTCCAGTTAAATGATTTGTAGTAAGTGGGAAAGATGGATGTATAGTTGGACAACAATGACTTACATCTCCCATATCAGTAGAACCAAATCCCTCTTTATCAACAATTTTTGTAACTCCTTGAAGTATTAGATTTTTTTCATAAGTTTCAGATAATTTCTTATTTGTAACAAGGTTAGCAAAACTTGTTTCATAGTTTTCCATTTCCAAAGTAGTTCCAGTAGCAAGAGCAGCTCCTCTAGCACAGTTTTTTACTCTTTCTACTAATTCTTTAAGGTAAGAAAGTGTTTGAGCTCTTACATAGAAGTTAGCAACTGCTAAATCTGGAATAATATTAGCTGCCTTTCCACCATTACTTATAATTCCATGAATTCTAGCTGTTTCTAAAGTTTGTTGTCTTAAAGCATTGATAGAGTTAAATAACATAAGAACTCCATCAAGAGCATTTATTCCCTCATGTGGAGAACCAGCAGCATGAGCTGTTTTTCCTTTAAATGTGAATTGTATAGCTTCCATAGCTTGAGACTTTCCACTTCTAGTATGAGCTTCTCCAGTAGGATGTACAGCCATAGCTATATCTATATCATTAAATATTCCAGCTTTAGCCATATCTACTTTAGCTCCACAAGTTTCCTCAGCAGGAGTTCCAATTACCAATACTTCCCCCACAACATCTCCCATAATCTCTTTTAAAAGTATACCAGCTGCTACACTTGTAACACCAAATATATTATGTCCACAACCATGTCCAATACCAGGTAAAGCATCATATTCAGCAAGGATAGCTATCTTAGCTCCACCATTTCCAGATTTATATTTACCGATAAAAGCAGTAGATATTCCTGCATAGTTATCACTAGTTTCAAAGTTATGTTTTTTTAACAGATTAGTTAAAGCTTCACAAGCTTTAAATTCTTGATGACCTAGTTCAGGGTTATTGTAAATATACTCATTTACTTCTTTAAACTCCTCTAAGTATTTGTCAAAGATTATTGAAAGTTTTTCTTTTAATTGATTCATTTTTCCCTCCAGATGTAATAAAAATAAAAAAAGTCAATACACCATAGATGTATTGACTCAAATTTTTCTATATTAAAAATTGCTAATAGAAAATTCTATAAGCTTAGAGCAATATATTACTAGGTATAACAAAAGATAAGGTATTCAATTTTATATTAAATTTCCTTAACTTTAATGTCCTTAGTAACATTTTACTCCTCCTTTAATAGTTCTATTTGAAATATATATACCATATTCAAGAAAAAAAGTCAAACTATTTTTAAATTTTTCTCTCTTCAAGTAATTCAATCTTTCTCATATTTTCACCTTTTAAAATATATATTAAATCAAATACTAGGTGAAGAATATGATCAGCAAATCTTTCAAGTTTTTTACAAAGTAGAATTAAATCAGTTCCACTTTGAATATTTTCAGGTTTTTTCTTCATAAGCTCAATAATAGTTTCAGTATCTTCTTTAGTTAAAGTATCTATCTCTTCGTCCATAGTTAAAAGAGAGAAAAGAATTTTTTCATCACTTTTTATAAAAGCATTGATATATCCTTCATAGATATTTTTTGTTTTAATAGCTATTGGGTAGATAATGTTTTTTAACTCTTTTTTCATTTCAGGAGAATCCTTTTCAATAGCTTTTATAATTTTTAAATTAGCTTTTAAAATATCTCCCATTCTTTCTATAAGTCTAGCACTATTAATCAACATAATAAGTAATCTTAGGTTTCCAGCTGCTGGTTGGAATCTTGCCATTGTAAAGATAGAATCCTCTTTTATTTTTACTTCAAAATTATTGATTGTATCTTCAACTATTAAACATTCTCCATAAAGAGTTTTATCAAATGATGATTTTTCTAGCATCTCAATATTGATATCTAAAACTCTATTTAGATTTTTTAATAGTTCTAAGTAATGTTCTCTCAATCCTTTAATACTTTCATCTAAGTTTCTCATAATATCCTCCTATCCAAATTTTCCTGTTATATAGTCTTCTGTTTTTTTCTTGTGTGGTGTTGTAAATATCAGTTCTGTTTTATCAAACTCTTCTAATACTCCTTGATAGAAAAAGCCAGTATATTCAGATATTCTAGAAGCTTGTTGCATATTATGAGTAACAATTATGATACTGTATTCTTTTTCAAGTTGTCTAATAAGTTCCTCAATTTTTGATGTAGAGATAGGGTCTAGAGCTGATGTAGGCTCGTCCATTAGTAATATTTCAGGTCTTATAGAGATAGCTCTAGCTATACATAATCTTTGTTGTTGTCCTCCAGAAAGTCCTAATGAAGATTTGTGAAGTTTATCTTTAACTTCGTCCCAAAGAGCAACTGATTTTAAAGAAGTTTCTACAATTTCATCTAGTTTATCTTTATCTTTTTCTCCATGTAACTTAGGAGCGTAAACAAGATTTTCATAGATGCTCTTAGGGAATGGATTTGGTTTTTGGAAAACCATTCCTATTTTTTTTCTAAGTTCAACAATATCATATTCTTTATCAAAGATATTTTTTCCATCAAAAATAATATTTCCTTCATACTTAACATTAGGAATTAAGTCATTCATTCTATTTATTGACCTTAAAAATGTAGATTTTCCACAACCAGAAGGTCCAATTAGGGCAGTAACTTTATTTTTTTTGATTTCCATATTGATGTCTTTTAATGCTTTAAAGTCACCATAATAAAAGTTAAAATCTTTTACTAAAATTCTTGTATCATTAGAATTCATATTTCCTCCTAAAAATCTATATCTATATCATTATTTATTTTTTGAATTAAATCTTTGTCTAATAAAAGCACCAAATAAGTTGAAGCTAAGTGTTATAACTACAAGTATAAATAGTGTTCCATTGATAAAAGATGGTGGCATATTAGGAACTTGTGTAGATATAACATATAGATGGTATGGTAATGCCATTACTTGATCCCAATATGAAATTGGCAAGAATGGTAGATAGAAAGCAACTGCTGTAAACATTATTGGAGCTGTTTCTCCAGCTGCTCTAGATATACTTAAGATAACTCCAGTTAAAATTCCTGGCATAGCTGCTGGTAAAATTACCTTAGTTATTGTTTCCCATTTTGTAGCTCCAAGAGCAAGAGAAGCTTCTCTTAAATGATTAGGTATTGCAAGTAGAGATTCTCTAGTAGCTGTAATAATAACTGGTAAACACATTATTCCCAAAGTTAATGAACCAGAAAGTATAGAAACATCAAACCCTAAGAAGATAACAAATAGTGCCATACCAAATAATCCATAAATTATACTTGGAATACCAGCAAGGTTTATGATTGTTAAATTAATGATTCTAGTTAGAAAATTATCTTTAGCATATTCTACTAAATAAACACCAGTGAAAATACCAAATGGAACAGCTACAATGATTGTTCCAAGTGTTAACCAAAGAGTTCCAACTATTGCTGGAAATATTCCTCCAGCTCTCATTCCATCAGTAGGCATCTCACTTAGAAATTCCCAAGATATTGCAGGAATACCAGTATATATTATATAACCAATTATTAAAAATACAGGAATTACAGCAACTAAAGTCATTATTTTTATCAATATTTCTAAAAAATTAGCTTTTGATTTTTTTATAATTAACATTGTTTTTCCTCCTAAAATTATAACTCTCTTGCTTTTCTTATAAATTTATCAGCTATACAGTTAGTTATAAAACTTATTATAAAAAGTACAATTCCTATTGCAAATAGTGCATAGTAGTGAGTACTTCCTTGAACTACTTCTCCCATCTCAGCTGCTATCGTAGCTGTAAGAGTTCTTACAGCAGAAAGTGGAGTAGTAGCTAAGATTGGAGAGTTACCAGTTATCATAAGAACAGTAAGTGTTTCTCCAATTATTCTTCCAAATCCTAACATAATACCAGCAAATATTCCTGGAAAAGCTGCAGGAAGAAGAACATTAAAAATAGTTTCTACTTGGTTAGCTCCAAGAGCAAGAGAAGCTTCTTTATAAGATTTATCAAGAGCTTCTAATGAGTCATCGGCTATACTTACTATTGTAGGGAGAGCCATAAAAGCAAGCATTATTCCACCAGTTAAAGCTGTTAATCCACTTGAAAGATTAAATAAATTTTTTATAGGACCAGATAATACATATAATCCAATAACTCCTAAAACAACTGATGGTATAGCTGACATTGTTTCAATAATAATTTTTAAAAATGTCCTTACTTTAGGAGTAGCATATTCTGCTATATAGATAGCTGTTAAAATTCCAACTGGCACAGCAATAACTAAAGCTACTATTGTTACCCAAAATGAACCAACTAAAAGAGGTAAAAGTCCATATAATTCTGAAAGAGAAATCCACTTTTTCCCAAAAAAGAAATCAGTAACAGAGTATGAACTAAAAAACTTTAATCCATTCACAACTATAAATAAAAAGATTAGAAAGATTATAACTATATTTGAAATCCCTATTCCAAATAGAATATGTTTCATTCCGTTATCTTTAATTTTTCTAAGATATTGCATAAAAACCTCCAAAAATATTTCAAACTACATTAATTTAATAACAAAATAATAATAAAGTATCAATGTAAAAAGAGTATTAATTCAATGTTAAAATTGTGTAAAAAAATTTTTACATAAAATTTACATTGGATTAATACTAACTTAACATAAAAATATTATATTTGATTTGTAAATAAGAAAAAGTAATAAAAATTAATTTGGAGGGAATAAAATGAATATTTTCAAAAAAGGTTTATTAGGAATGTTAGTTGTGGCAGGATTATTAGTAAGTGCTAATACAGCAGAAGCTAGATCAAAAGTTATTCAAGCTAAAGGGTCAGATACTATATTAAATGTATCGCAATCAATAGCAGAAAATTATATGAAGGAAAATAGAAAAGCAAGAATAGCAGTAACTGGTGGAGGTTCAGGAGTAGGAATTTCAGCTCTTATTAATGGAACAACAGATATAGCTATGGCTTCAAGAAGTATTAAATCAAAAGAGATAGAACAAGCTAAAGCAAAAGGATTAGAAGTAAAAGAAGTAGTATTAGGTTTTGATGGAATAACAATAATAGCAAACCATGCAAATACTGTAAAAGATATTGATGATATAACTCTAGGAAAAGTGTTTAGAGGAGAGATAACTAACTGGAAAGAGTTAGGAGGAGACGATGCTCCAATCGTTGTACTATCAAGAGATTCATCTTCAGGAACTCATGAATTCTTTAAAGAACATATAATAAGAGAAAATAATACTAAAAAAGATTTAGAATATGGACCAAAAACTTTATATATGCCTTCCAATGAAGCTATAAAGCAAGAAGTTAAATCAAATAAATATGCAATTGGATATATTGGAATGGGATATATGGATAACTCAGTAGAAGCTATAAAAGTAGATGGAATAGAGGCAAGTGTAGAGAACGTAGCAAGTAAAAAATATCCAATAGCTAGAGAGGTATATTGGTATGTAGATAATAATGCTTCAGAAGATGTAAGCAATCTTGTAGATTATGCACTTTCTTCAAAAGGACAAGAATTAGTTAAAGAAGAAGGGTTTGTTCCTGTAAAATAAAATAATAAAGTAAAATAATATCTATGTTAGAGAGAGCTTAAGAAATAGTTAAAAGTTGCAAATTTCCTTTTACTTTTTGAGCTCTCTCTTTTATAATTTAAATATAAATTATAAAAACCAATGGAGGCAAAATGAGAATATTAGTAGTTGAAGATGATAAAGAGATACAGGAGCTAATAACATATTTTCTTTCTAAAGAAGGATACGAAGTAGACCAAGCAGATGATGGATTAGAGGGACTTAGACTTTTGAAAGAAAAACAACATAATTTAGTAGTATTAGATTTAATGTTGCCTAATTTAGATGGGAAAAATTTTACGAAAATAGTAAAAGGTATATCTTCAGAATATGGAGATCCAGCTATTATTATGTTAACTGCTAAAACAGAGATAGAAGATGTATTAGAGGGATTAGAAATAGGTGCTGATGATTATATGAAAAAACCTTTTGATCCAAGAGAATTAGTTTTAAGAGTTAAAAGATTTTTTAAAGAGGAAAAAAGAGAAGAAGAAGTAAAAAGAAAGTATGAATTTCTAGATTTAGTGATAGAAGATGATAAACATAGAGTTCTTTATAAAGGAGAAGAGATAGATTTTTCCAAAAAAGAGTATGATTTATTACTTTTATTGGTTTTAAATAAAAATTTAGTTATAACAAGAGAAAAAATATTAGATAAAATTTGGAAAAGTAATTACTATACTGGAGATAGAACAGTGGATGTATATATATCAAAATTGAGGGATAAGCTTCCTGAAATAAGCGAACATATAAAAACAATAAAAGGAGTGGGATACAAATTAGAAGAAAAGAGATAGCAATATTAATTATGATATTAATATTGGAAGGAATATTTATAGGAATAAACTCAAAAATACTTTCAAATCTATATCAAGAAAGAGCAAAACAGATTTTAAAAGAGGATACAATATTAGTAAAATTAGTAGCTGAAGGGAATCCACGTACAAAGTATCAAGAACTATTTTCAAATAATGCTTTAAGATTTACTTTAGTTGATTTAACAGGGAAAGTAGTATTTGATTCTAAAAAAACTGAAGAAGAAGAAAAGAGGATGGATAATCACCTTCAAAGAGAAGAGATTCAAGAAGCAATAGAAAAAAAAGAGAGTTTTACAATTAGGTATAGCGAAACTTTTGACACTGTGATGGCTTATTATGCAGTTTCTATAAAAAATAGTGTGGGGGAAGAATATATATTAAGAACTGCTAGTGAATACAGCAAAGAACTTTTACAGATAAGAGAATTTCTTTTAGTTCAGATAGTTTTCTTTTTAATATTAAATTATGTTATACATTTTTTCTATAAAAACTATATAAAAAGAGATTTTTATACTAAGATTAAAAGAATGAGAAAATTTCTTGAAAGTGGAGAAATGGAGAAAATAAATTACTCTAAAGATGAATATTGGCTTTTTGAATTTTGGGATATTTTAAAAGAGTGGCAAGGAAAAAATTTAAAAAATATTTCAAAGCTAGAGAAAGAGAGAAGAATACTTTCTGAAGTTTTACATTCAGTAGATCTGTTTATTGGATTGCTAGATAGTGAAGGGAAGTTTATTGTAAAAAATACATCTTTAAAATATGTGGTAGATCCATATGAAGAAAAATATTTAGAAGCAATAAAATATCTTGAATTGATAACTCCAATAAAAAATGGATTAGTAAATAAAAAAGAATACAGAGAGGATATTTATATACAAAGTCTTAAAAAATATTTTTTATTTACAATGAAGTATTTGGAATTTAGTAATAGATTTATAATTACAATTAAAGATATCACAAGTACAAGAGAAGCAGTAGAGGTTCAAAAAACATTTATAAATAATGTAAGTCATGAATTAAAAACACCACTTACTAATATCAAAGGATACTTAATAGCTCTAGAAGATGCACCAGAAGTAATGAGAAAAAAATTTTTAAATACCATTAAAACAAATGTTGAGAGATTAGAAAATATAGTTTTAGATTTTTTAAATATCTCTAAAATAGAAAATTCCAATTTAGTCAATATATCTCAAGTTGCAGTTGAAAAAATAAAAAAAGAACTTTTAGAGATTCTCTCAGGAAAAATTAATGAAAAAGGAGCTAAGGTAGATTTTTTATTTAATTTAACAGATGGAAGAGATTACTTAAAGGTAGACTCTGAAAAGATATTTATGATATTAAAAAATCTTATTGAAAATGGAATAATATATAATAAAAATTCAGAACCTGAAGTAATAGTTAAAGTAGATGAAAAAGGAGATAGGTATAATATAAGTGTAGAGGATAATGGAATAGGAATACCTATCTACGAGCAAGATAAGATATTTGAAAGATTCTATAGAATAGATAAGGCTAGAACAAGCAATTTAGGAGGAACAGGATTAGGACTTTCCATAGTAAAGACTCTCATTGAAAAATGTGGTGGAGGGCTTGTAATTGACTCTATTGAAGGAAAAGGCACAATATTTTCTTTCTACATTTTAAAATAAAGTATGGACTAGACTTATAAAAATATGGTATTATTTAAAAGTCTATAAATACAAATGAAAAGGGGTAAAAAAATGGCAAAAGTAAAACATGTAATAACAGCTTATAAAGCACAAATGAATCCACAGGTAAATGGAGTTATAGATATATTTGGAGAATTTGATAATCTTATTCAACCTATGTTCCCATTCCCAATGGCAAATCTTTCAGTAGTAGTAACTGTAACAGATTTACAAAGACCTACTATGTTTGAAGTAAGACTTAATGCTCCAGATGATACATTAATAACTAAGGGAGAGTTTGGAATTTTACCAGACCCATTTGGAGTAGGAAAGAAAATTTTAGATTTAGAGAAATTCTTAGTTGGAGAAAGAGGAAAGTATACAATAGATATATTTGAAAAGGTAGCTCAAGATAAAGTGAAATTCCTGTCAACAGAGGATTTATTCATAGCTGACTATCCACCACAAAGAAGATTATCCGATGAAGATAAAGCTAAGATATTAGCAACTGAAGGTGTAATAAAAACTGTAAGAACAGAGTTTAAAGCAGGAGAAGAAGTTATAAAACTTCAAGTAAATCTAGATAAAAATGCACCTATTGATGAAGGACATATAGCTATTCCAGAAAATGATAGATTGACAGTAGGAGATAGAGTTTTTGATTTAACTGGAATTAGAAGACAGATAGAATGGTTATTTGGAAATCCATTACCAAAAGCACCAGAAAAAAAA
This DNA window, taken from Fusobacterium mortiferum ATCC 9817, encodes the following:
- a CDS encoding sensor histidine kinase, coding for MILILEGIFIGINSKILSNLYQERAKQILKEDTILVKLVAEGNPRTKYQELFSNNALRFTLVDLTGKVVFDSKKTEEEEKRMDNHLQREEIQEAIEKKESFTIRYSETFDTVMAYYAVSIKNSVGEEYILRTASEYSKELLQIREFLLVQIVFFLILNYVIHFFYKNYIKRDFYTKIKRMRKFLESGEMEKINYSKDEYWLFEFWDILKEWQGKNLKNISKLEKERRILSEVLHSVDLFIGLLDSEGKFIVKNTSLKYVVDPYEEKYLEAIKYLELITPIKNGLVNKKEYREDIYIQSLKKYFLFTMKYLEFSNRFIITIKDITSTREAVEVQKTFINNVSHELKTPLTNIKGYLIALEDAPEVMRKKFLNTIKTNVERLENIVLDFLNISKIENSNLVNISQVAVEKIKKELLEILSGKINEKGAKVDFLFNLTDGRDYLKVDSEKIFMILKNLIENGIIYNKNSEPEVIVKVDEKGDRYNISVEDNGIGIPIYEQDKIFERFYRIDKARTSNLGGTGLGLSIVKTLIEKCGGGLVIDSIEGKGTIFSFYILK